In Notolabrus celidotus isolate fNotCel1 chromosome 10, fNotCel1.pri, whole genome shotgun sequence, one DNA window encodes the following:
- the eef1akmt1 gene encoding EEF1A lysine methyltransferase 1, translated as MSDSDDDIPALSAHTLAALQEFYNETSTGQDQSTTQGDQFAVGAVEEDWRMSQFWYSDETASRLAEEVVREAGAGGRIACVSAPSVYQKLKQGVVEGSDGVSSVVLEYDRRFNTYGDEFIFYDYNEPLSLPAGVNPQSFDIVLADPPYLSEECLSKVAQTVKYLSKGKVLLCTGAIMESAAKELLDLKMCSFLPKHNRNLSNEFRCFVNYPSRLLSC; from the exons ATGAgtgacagcgacgatgacatcCCCGCTCTGTCGGCTCACACTCTGGCGGCCCTGCAGGAGTTCTACAACGAGACCAGCACCGGTCAGGATCAGAGCACCACACAGGGAGACCAGTTCGCTGTGGGAGCCGTGGAGGAGGACTGG AGGATGAGTCAGTTCTGGTACAGCGATGAGACAGCGAGTCGGTTAGCTGAGGAGGTTGTACGAGAAGCTGGAGCGGGAGGAag GATAGCGTGTGTGAGCGCTCCCAGCGTGTACCAGAAGCTGAAGCAGGGCGTCGTGGAAGGATCAGATGGAGTGTCTTCAGTCGTGTTGGAGTACGACCGCCGCTTCAACACCTACGGAGACGAGTTCATCTTCTACGACTACAACGAGCCGTTGTCTCTCCCGGCCGGCGTGAATCCTCAGAGCTTTGACATCGTCCTCGCTGACCCGCCTTACCTGTCCGAGGAGTGTCTGAGCAAAGTGGCCCAGACTGTCAAATACCTGAGCAAAGGCAAAGTGCTGCTGTGTACag GAGCGATCATGGAGAGCGCGGCCAAAGAGCTCCTGGATTTGAAGATGTGCAGCTTCCTCCCGAAACACAACAGAAACTTGTCCAACGAGTTTCGCTGTTTCGTCAACTACCCGTCCCGTCTGCTCTCCTGCTGA
- the il17d gene encoding interleukin-17D: MGAMVPHRLRVLLLLLHLVLLLLGWTVGAVRVRKKATRTRSCLDLPEEILEQMFGRLSVGVMSAFHHALQLEPQDKLNLTCPTTARSPNSSKTRLPVNLLSVSPWAYRLSYNPSRYPRYIPEAYCLCKGCLMGPYGEESEQYRSTPVYAPSVILKRTGSCLGGRHSYTEIYVSIAVGCTCVPLLEKERDGHKSNQSMERAENKTGRRRLVPVRKKV; encoded by the exons ATGGGTGCCATGGTGCCACACCGCCTCCGcgtcctgctgctcctcctgcacCTGGTCCTGCTCCTGCTGGGCTGGACTGTCGGGGCTGTGCGGGTACGGAAGAAAGCCACCAGGACCCGGTCCTGCTTGGACCTGCCGGAAGAGATCCTGGAGCAGATGTTCGGGAGGCTTTCAGTGGGAGTGATGAGCGCTTTTCATCACGCGCTGCAGCTGGAGCCGCAGGATAAACTCAACCTCACGTGCCCGACCACCGCGAGGTCCCCAAACAGCAGCAAGACCCGCCTCCCTGTGAACCTGCTCAGCGTCTCCCCCTGGGCCTACAG GCTCTCCTACAACCCGTCCAGGTACCCCCGCTACATCCCTGAAGCGTACTGTCTGTGTAAAGGCTGCCTGATGGGACCCTACGGTGAGGAGAGCGAGCAGTACCGCAGCACTCCGGTCTACGCTCCCTCCGTCATCCTGAAGAGGACCGGCTCCTGCCTCGGAGGACGACACTCCTACACGGAGATCTACGTCTCCATCGCGGTGGGATGCACGTGTGTGCCGCTgctggagaaggagagggacGGACACAAGAGCAACCAGAGCATGGAGAGAGCAGAGAACAAAACAGGACGAAGACGACTCGTTCCTGTGAGGAAGAAAGTCTGA